Proteins from a single region of Haloplanus sp. GDY1:
- a CDS encoding class I SAM-dependent methyltransferase produces MDRPDPRHTYDRIADHFAATREHPWPEITSFVDEAPAVDLALDVGCGNARHAEVLAEAADRVVGLDASRGLLRTARRRAVERGFDADLCQGDAARLPVRPDRVDLAVYVATLHHLRPRATRVASLDELARVLAPGGRALVGVWSTTHDRFDATTGFDTAVDWTLPDGETVPRYYHIYDPDEFDADLGESDLTVHERFESSGNCYAVVGPGG; encoded by the coding sequence ATGGACCGCCCCGATCCGCGGCACACCTACGACCGCATCGCGGACCACTTCGCCGCGACGCGGGAGCATCCGTGGCCGGAGATCACGTCCTTCGTCGACGAGGCGCCGGCGGTCGACCTGGCGCTCGACGTCGGCTGCGGGAACGCCCGGCACGCCGAGGTGCTCGCCGAGGCCGCCGACCGCGTGGTCGGCCTCGACGCCAGCCGCGGCCTCCTGCGGACGGCGCGCCGACGGGCGGTCGAGCGCGGCTTCGACGCCGACCTGTGCCAGGGCGACGCGGCACGTCTCCCGGTCCGTCCCGACCGGGTCGACCTCGCGGTGTACGTCGCGACGCTCCATCACCTCCGCCCGCGGGCGACGCGGGTCGCCAGCCTCGACGAACTCGCGCGGGTGCTCGCTCCGGGGGGTCGGGCGCTCGTCGGCGTCTGGAGTACGACCCACGACCGCTTCGACGCGACGACGGGGTTCGACACGGCCGTCGACTGGACGCTGCCGGACGGCGAAACCGTCCCGCGATACTACCACATCTACGACCCCGACGAGTTCGACGCCGACCTGGGGGAGAGCGACCTGACCGTCCACGAGCGGTTCGAGTCGAGCGGCAACTGCTACGCGGTGGTCGGCCCCGGCGGGTGA
- a CDS encoding NAD(P)/FAD-dependent oxidoreductase: protein MTETDYDVAVVGGGPAGLTAALYTTRLGLDTVVVDRGGGRAAMMQDTHNVIGVTEDVSGVEFLRTAREQVQAYGATYHRGFVSAIGDGDDRRFALDADDATFGADRVVLATGFSDAKPDPPLPPTGRGLHYCLHCDAYMFVDESVYVMGHGDSAAYVAMIMLNFTDEVDLLTRGDDPTWGDETDRMLRAHPVDVIHEDVTGVNRGPDGWLESFEFEDGTVREYRGGFPMYGSEYNNDLAADLGCDLNDDGTVVADDHGRTSVDGVYAVGDLVQGHNQIPVAMGQGAKAGIAIHMDLRPFPRSVDDIEAAGPVDADEVPAMSESLRETARAFREAATEAAADD from the coding sequence ATGACCGAAACCGACTACGACGTCGCGGTCGTCGGCGGCGGGCCGGCCGGCCTGACCGCCGCACTCTACACCACCCGCCTCGGGCTGGACACCGTCGTCGTGGACCGCGGCGGCGGCCGCGCGGCGATGATGCAGGACACGCACAACGTCATCGGCGTCACCGAGGACGTCTCCGGCGTCGAGTTCCTCCGGACCGCCCGCGAGCAGGTGCAGGCCTACGGCGCGACCTACCACCGCGGGTTCGTCTCCGCCATCGGCGACGGCGACGACCGACGGTTCGCCCTCGACGCCGACGACGCGACGTTCGGTGCCGACCGGGTCGTCCTCGCGACCGGCTTCTCCGACGCGAAACCCGACCCGCCGCTCCCCCCGACCGGCCGCGGCCTCCACTACTGCCTCCACTGCGACGCCTACATGTTCGTCGACGAGTCGGTGTACGTGATGGGTCACGGCGACAGCGCCGCCTACGTCGCCATGATCATGCTCAACTTCACCGACGAGGTCGACCTGCTCACCCGCGGCGACGACCCCACATGGGGCGACGAGACCGACCGCATGCTCCGCGCCCACCCCGTCGACGTGATCCACGAGGACGTGACGGGCGTGAACCGCGGCCCCGACGGCTGGCTGGAGAGCTTCGAGTTCGAGGACGGCACCGTCCGCGAGTACCGCGGCGGCTTCCCGATGTACGGGTCCGAGTACAACAACGACCTCGCGGCCGACCTCGGCTGTGACCTGAACGACGACGGCACCGTCGTCGCCGACGACCACGGCCGGACGAGCGTCGACGGGGTCTACGCCGTCGGCGACCTGGTGCAGGGCCACAACCAGATTCCCGTGGCCATGGGTCAGGGCGCGAAGGCCGGCATCGCGATCCACATGGACCTCCGTCCGTTCCCCCGGAGCGTCGACGACATCGAGGCGGCGGGTCCGGTCGACGCCGACGAGGTGCCGGCGATGTCCGAGTCGCTGCGGGAGACCGCGCGGGCGTTCCGGGAGGCAGCCACCGAGGCGGCCGCGGACGACTGA
- a CDS encoding nucleotidyltransferase domain-containing protein, whose translation MSDEKEWGVVLTMPLPEEQVFRYRATGDVLELLYRNPHREFAVTELREVTGHGGKSVDNAIKTLDGLGLIERKTDGRKTLIRIDHSRIEKPDDEYLEIPQRAFREPVREFVREARDRQGENLVGIVLFGSVARGNADRASDIDIQVIVADDLTAARRDLQDVRQDIEKRKFDGERYELQVLVESTRSATSYGEKLREIFSEGIVLHSTDELDGVREAVFGGR comes from the coding sequence ATGAGTGACGAAAAAGAGTGGGGTGTCGTTCTCACGATGCCGTTGCCGGAGGAACAGGTGTTCCGGTACCGGGCAACCGGTGACGTCCTCGAACTACTTTACCGAAACCCGCATCGTGAGTTCGCAGTGACGGAGCTCCGAGAGGTCACGGGTCACGGCGGTAAGTCGGTCGACAACGCGATAAAAACGCTGGATGGCCTCGGTCTCATCGAGAGAAAAACCGACGGGAGAAAAACCCTGATTCGGATCGACCACTCGCGTATCGAGAAACCGGACGATGAGTACCTCGAGATACCACAACGAGCGTTCAGAGAGCCGGTACGGGAATTCGTACGGGAAGCCAGAGATCGGCAGGGAGAGAACTTGGTCGGCATCGTCCTGTTCGGAAGCGTCGCCCGCGGGAACGCAGACAGGGCTAGCGACATCGACATTCAAGTCATAGTAGCGGACGATCTCACGGCGGCCCGGCGTGACCTCCAAGACGTTCGGCAGGATATCGAGAAACGGAAATTCGACGGCGAACGATACGAACTACAGGTCCTCGTCGAGTCCACAAGAAGCGCCACGAGCTACGGCGAAAAGCTTCGAGAGATCTTCTCGGAAGGGATCGTACTGCACTCGACGGACGAACTCGACGGCGTACGGGAGGCGGTCTTCGGTGGAAGATAG
- a CDS encoding efflux RND transporter permease subunit, whose product MSLADEVETATERLNTTIVDRPRAVIVVFLLVTGVFIGGLGSVQVSAGGLDSFTEGLPEQEAEDEVTEKFEGAFQADTQDTTQLIRTDSNVLTKGALVRDARLLERVAERDDLRMESARGPAPIIAQHLNPSATTPEAYRRTLEGASPSEIRQAVRELEGESRLTGLVSNDFNPTSVSASASITTISHDFPESFDDLTAVQTGLQAVANDMPGDVRAFGSGTTEAEIRQSMSDSLLIVMPVVILLLLFFLVVAYRDPIDVLLGLVALVMTIIWTFGFLGYAGIPFSQQMISVPVLLLAVGVDFGIHIINRYREETERGFEAVEAMREANNQLIVAFIIVTVTAVFGFGANVISTLTPIRNLGIASAVGILFTFFIFGVFLPAAKLVSDDVRTRLGVPEFNSTPIASEDSVLGRVLAFPAQVSQYAPTVIVVGLLLSGGIMGAYGSGVGTSFENEDFLPPEEIPAYLTELPEAVSPGEYTITSTINLLNDDFGSGQSDTVTIYVEGNFKQDHALEALAAPNDNPPESLAVGPGGQAETQSIVTVIRSHANRNEEFAALVARNDQNDNGIPDRNLERIYDELFTSSASERAKQYLTEDYRSAQVEYQTDPDALQTEVTTDGSTLADRLQFEATATGSVVVLAAVMDRIFQSAIQGLVIAVGLTAGFLVIIYGVLERKPLLGVVNVFPILIAIAFLVGTMRYMGITLNALTATILSISVGVGIAYSVHTTHRFIDEYDATTGAHEAMMVTLTGTGGALFGSMLTTALGTGALALAITPILGNFGVLIGLSVTYSFLAAVIALPPAVLLWERIRQYDLDLLVRLRPKAQFDREEV is encoded by the coding sequence ATGTCACTGGCGGACGAGGTTGAAACGGCGACAGAACGCCTCAACACGACAATCGTGGACCGACCACGAGCGGTTATCGTCGTATTTCTGCTTGTTACGGGGGTCTTCATCGGCGGCTTAGGGTCTGTACAAGTGAGCGCCGGCGGCCTCGACTCGTTCACCGAAGGACTACCGGAACAGGAGGCCGAAGACGAAGTCACCGAGAAGTTCGAGGGGGCGTTTCAGGCTGACACGCAGGACACGACACAACTCATTCGGACGGACAGCAACGTCCTGACCAAAGGAGCACTCGTCCGTGACGCACGCCTTCTCGAGCGCGTTGCGGAACGTGATGACCTTCGGATGGAATCGGCTCGTGGCCCGGCTCCGATCATTGCACAGCATCTAAATCCGTCAGCGACAACGCCGGAAGCGTACCGGCGAACGCTCGAAGGTGCGTCCCCGTCCGAAATCAGACAGGCTGTTCGAGAGCTCGAAGGGGAGTCCCGACTTACCGGATTGGTCTCAAACGATTTCAATCCGACCAGCGTCTCGGCGTCTGCATCGATCACGACGATCTCGCATGACTTCCCCGAGAGTTTCGACGATCTGACTGCCGTCCAGACGGGTCTCCAAGCGGTTGCTAACGATATGCCGGGCGACGTTCGTGCGTTCGGGTCGGGGACTACCGAAGCGGAGATACGGCAATCGATGTCCGATTCGCTTCTGATCGTGATGCCAGTAGTGATACTACTGTTACTGTTCTTCTTGGTGGTCGCATACCGTGATCCCATCGACGTACTGCTGGGACTGGTCGCGCTCGTGATGACGATCATCTGGACGTTCGGATTCCTCGGATACGCAGGGATCCCGTTCAGCCAACAGATGATCTCGGTCCCGGTGTTACTGCTTGCTGTTGGCGTCGACTTCGGTATTCACATCATCAATCGCTATCGAGAAGAGACAGAACGCGGGTTCGAAGCGGTTGAAGCGATGCGAGAAGCGAACAACCAGCTCATCGTCGCGTTCATTATCGTCACCGTGACTGCAGTGTTCGGATTCGGTGCGAACGTTATCTCTACCCTGACACCGATTCGGAACTTGGGCATCGCTTCAGCAGTTGGTATTCTCTTCACATTCTTCATCTTCGGAGTGTTCCTCCCCGCGGCCAAGTTGGTGAGCGATGACGTCCGTACGCGTCTCGGGGTTCCGGAGTTCAACTCCACCCCGATTGCGTCTGAGGACTCCGTCCTCGGACGAGTGCTAGCGTTTCCCGCACAGGTGAGCCAGTACGCTCCGACGGTCATCGTCGTCGGACTACTCCTGTCAGGTGGTATCATGGGTGCGTATGGGTCCGGCGTCGGCACCTCGTTCGAAAACGAGGACTTCCTTCCGCCCGAGGAGATTCCAGCCTACCTCACGGAGTTACCTGAGGCCGTTAGTCCAGGTGAGTATACCATCACGTCGACGATCAACTTGCTCAACGACGACTTTGGGAGCGGCCAGAGTGACACTGTGACGATATATGTCGAAGGGAACTTCAAACAGGATCACGCCCTCGAAGCCCTCGCCGCTCCGAACGACAATCCTCCGGAGTCACTTGCAGTTGGACCCGGCGGGCAGGCAGAGACACAGAGCATCGTGACCGTCATCAGATCCCACGCGAATCGAAACGAAGAGTTCGCCGCCTTGGTCGCCCGGAACGACCAGAACGACAACGGGATTCCCGACCGGAATCTCGAACGAATTTACGACGAACTGTTCACCTCCTCGGCGAGTGAACGGGCCAAGCAATACCTGACCGAGGATTACCGGTCCGCACAGGTCGAATATCAGACTGACCCCGATGCCTTACAGACAGAGGTGACAACTGATGGGTCTACATTAGCAGACAGGCTCCAGTTCGAAGCGACGGCCACGGGGAGCGTCGTCGTCCTTGCGGCGGTGATGGATCGTATCTTCCAGTCGGCAATTCAGGGACTCGTCATAGCGGTCGGATTGACTGCTGGGTTCCTCGTGATCATCTACGGTGTCTTGGAACGGAAACCACTGCTCGGAGTGGTTAATGTCTTCCCGATCCTGATTGCAATCGCATTCTTGGTCGGGACGATGCGATATATGGGCATCACGCTGAACGCACTGACAGCAACGATCCTCTCTATCTCAGTGGGGGTTGGAATCGCCTACTCGGTCCATACGACCCACCGATTTATTGACGAATACGATGCGACGACAGGCGCACACGAAGCGATGATGGTAACGCTGACTGGAACCGGCGGCGCACTATTCGGAAGTATGCTGACAACCGCTCTGGGGACGGGCGCGCTCGCACTAGCCATTACCCCGATTCTCGGCAACTTCGGTGTCCTGATTGGCTTGAGCGTCACCTATTCGTTCTTGGCGGCGGTGATCGCACTCCCGCCTGCAGTGTTGCTCTGGGAACGAATACGTCAATATGATCTCGATCTATTGGTGCGTCTCCGTCCTAAAGCTCAATTCGATCGTGAGGAGGTGTAG
- a CDS encoding COG1361 S-layer family protein, producing the protein MTARGLTFEVDDENAPIDVQTGQVSVGNFPPGSTEKTLSITVPEDAEPGTYRLPVEYEYSHTRHVRYGPSGPTEGSDSTRTKTDSITIQIKEDARFEIVETNAATQVGDDSDISFTLRNTGSDVARGASVNAESKSSSLTFESGDTSSTASVGDWEPGENRTITYNAALGSGSAVRAYSLDLTVNYDDTDGIGRTSDPITTTVQSIPEQSFAFSDVSSSLRVGEDGAITGTIENTGPNTVRSVAIRPVDNPESVIPSEDSTAVGPLDPGESKSFRLPLEITSEAQVGAKLLNVDVQYRDGDGDRRTYDKLDLSGTIEPARDEFELAVSDRTITVGNSRTVSVEVTNNLDETVTDIEARLFADDPLSAGASDTSYIESLEPGESATLAFQVTAASSATAGSTYPISFDFRYTDTDGNTHLSDTFRKPLDAAPQSGGGLPIPLFLGLGSLVIVFGGVVYWRRN; encoded by the coding sequence ATGACTGCGAGAGGGTTAACTTTCGAAGTCGATGACGAGAATGCACCAATCGACGTCCAAACCGGACAGGTATCCGTTGGAAACTTCCCACCAGGGAGTACGGAAAAAACACTCTCGATCACCGTTCCAGAAGATGCCGAACCGGGAACGTACCGACTCCCCGTCGAGTATGAGTATTCGCACACCCGTCACGTTCGCTATGGCCCCAGCGGACCCACCGAGGGAAGTGATTCTACGCGAACGAAGACGGACTCGATAACGATCCAAATCAAGGAAGACGCTCGGTTCGAAATCGTCGAAACGAACGCGGCGACCCAGGTCGGAGACGACAGCGATATTTCGTTCACGCTCCGAAATACTGGCTCGGACGTTGCGAGAGGTGCGAGCGTGAATGCAGAGTCCAAGAGTAGTTCCTTGACTTTCGAATCCGGCGACACGTCCTCGACGGCATCCGTCGGTGACTGGGAACCAGGCGAGAACCGGACTATCACGTACAATGCCGCGCTTGGTTCCGGCTCCGCCGTCCGCGCATACTCACTGGATTTGACGGTGAATTACGACGACACTGATGGGATTGGTCGTACATCCGACCCGATCACGACGACTGTCCAGTCGATTCCCGAGCAGTCGTTCGCCTTCTCGGACGTTTCCTCGTCGCTCCGAGTGGGCGAAGACGGAGCAATCACTGGCACTATCGAGAATACGGGCCCCAACACAGTACGGAGTGTGGCGATTCGTCCCGTCGACAATCCGGAGTCAGTCATCCCAAGCGAGGATTCCACTGCCGTTGGACCTCTCGATCCCGGTGAGTCCAAATCCTTCCGGCTCCCGCTGGAGATTACCAGTGAAGCCCAAGTCGGAGCGAAACTACTCAACGTAGATGTTCAGTATCGGGACGGGGACGGGGATCGACGGACCTACGACAAACTCGACCTCTCGGGCACTATCGAACCGGCCCGGGACGAATTCGAACTCGCAGTTTCGGACCGGACGATTACCGTGGGGAACTCACGGACCGTCTCGGTCGAGGTAACAAACAACCTCGATGAAACGGTCACCGACATCGAGGCGCGGCTGTTTGCCGACGACCCACTCAGCGCCGGTGCCTCGGACACGAGCTATATCGAGTCACTGGAACCCGGTGAGTCTGCGACGCTGGCTTTCCAAGTGACGGCGGCGTCCTCCGCGACAGCGGGGAGCACGTATCCGATCTCGTTCGACTTCCGGTACACGGATACTGATGGCAATACTCACCTATCGGATACGTTCAGGAAGCCGCTCGATGCGGCCCCTCAGAGCGGCGGGGGGCTGCCCATCCCACTCTTCCTGGGGTTGGGTTCGTTGGTGATCGTCTTCGGTGGTGTCGTCTACTGGAGGCGCAACTGA
- a CDS encoding TetR/AcrR family transcriptional regulator: MENRGPLFVDEPDDTKIAILKATFDALAEHGYADLTIDRISQHFSKSEGLVFYHYDGKDDVLLDLLDYLLERFVQVGMPVSNDGDPETRLRNLLDQVIPETTEQQSRDYERVLTELRMRAAQDEEFRECFNQSQDVFRETIQEIIRDGIESGDFRETDPELVADFLITLISGGIFDRVTAGISRPIQSELDNYIQYRLLRDEEHGHNGDESDDTS, encoded by the coding sequence ATGGAAAATCGGGGCCCGCTCTTTGTCGATGAGCCTGACGATACCAAGATAGCGATCTTGAAAGCTACGTTTGATGCCCTTGCCGAACACGGATATGCTGACCTCACGATTGACCGAATCAGCCAGCATTTTTCCAAGTCTGAAGGACTAGTCTTCTACCACTATGATGGAAAGGACGACGTTCTTTTGGATCTTCTTGACTACCTACTTGAACGGTTCGTACAGGTTGGAATGCCAGTTTCTAACGATGGAGATCCAGAAACCCGACTCCGAAACCTCCTCGATCAGGTCATCCCCGAAACTACCGAACAACAAAGCCGAGATTATGAAAGGGTACTGACTGAATTGCGGATGCGGGCAGCACAAGACGAAGAATTTCGAGAGTGTTTCAATCAGTCTCAAGACGTTTTCCGTGAAACGATACAGGAAATAATACGAGATGGCATCGAATCCGGTGATTTTAGAGAGACGGATCCGGAACTGGTCGCAGACTTTCTGATAACACTCATTAGTGGCGGAATATTTGATCGGGTGACGGCAGGCATCTCTCGACCGATTCAATCAGAGCTGGATAACTATATCCAGTACCGACTCTTGCGCGACGAGGAGCACGGGCATAATGGAGACGAGTCAGACGACACCTCTTGA
- a CDS encoding hybrid sensor histidine kinase/response regulator, producing MSDPSQSDVLALDIDLESHVDPRPVTVLHVDDDTEFAELTATFLERTSERLEVVVETSAADALDRLDGTASVDCIVSDFQMPGTNGIEFLRAVREDDPRLPFILFTGKGSEEVASDAVSAGVTDYMQKGSGTEQYEILANRIENVVEGYRFQSAAAERGRRLETLISNLPGMVYRCANERGWPMTNVEGECEEIIGYPPAALERGEVSFGDDVIHPDDRGVVWETAQEALETNEPFELTYRIVTDDGDERVVWERGRGLYDEDGDVTALEGFITDVSERENAADGQRNEPDRLATLRRNTTDAVVYCEFDGDEPVVREVDATFEDAFGFDAGSVVGEPLEAAIAPHEGCDEIRSISRRVRRGERVETELRCRTADGPRTFHHRAVPVATDGDTATTAYALFTDAAEQRDDERIRRLEHVAERLSHDLRNPLTVAKGRLEALHRTGDEKHFETAEQALARIDSLITDVLTLAQTGERISLCQCESVEIAAVADDAWSLLRSGDATLTVEGTTTVEADASRLQQAFENLLRNAIEHGPDDVSVRIGTLPEDSGFYVADDGPGIPPDRRDVVFEPEYSTKDDGTGFGLATLMRIVEAHGWRVRIVESRAGGARFELYDVDGAGEESSG from the coding sequence ATGTCCGATCCCTCACAGAGCGACGTCCTGGCGCTGGATATCGATCTCGAATCGCACGTCGATCCGCGGCCGGTCACCGTCCTCCACGTCGACGACGACACCGAATTCGCGGAGCTGACCGCCACGTTCCTCGAACGGACGAGCGAACGGCTGGAGGTCGTCGTCGAGACGAGCGCCGCCGACGCGCTCGACCGGCTGGACGGAACCGCGTCGGTAGACTGCATCGTCAGCGACTTCCAGATGCCGGGCACGAACGGCATCGAGTTCCTCAGGGCCGTCCGCGAGGACGACCCCCGTCTGCCGTTCATCCTGTTTACCGGCAAGGGAAGCGAGGAGGTCGCCAGCGACGCCGTCTCCGCCGGCGTAACCGACTACATGCAGAAGGGGTCGGGGACCGAACAGTACGAGATACTGGCCAACCGCATCGAGAACGTCGTCGAGGGCTACCGGTTCCAGTCCGCCGCCGCGGAGCGGGGCCGACGGCTGGAGACGCTCATCAGCAACCTCCCGGGGATGGTGTACCGCTGTGCGAACGAGCGGGGATGGCCGATGACGAACGTCGAGGGCGAGTGCGAGGAGATCATCGGCTACCCCCCGGCGGCGCTCGAACGCGGCGAGGTGTCGTTCGGCGACGACGTGATCCACCCGGACGACCGCGGCGTCGTCTGGGAGACCGCACAGGAGGCACTCGAAACGAACGAGCCCTTCGAACTCACCTACCGCATCGTCACCGACGACGGCGACGAGAGGGTGGTCTGGGAGCGTGGCCGCGGCCTGTACGACGAGGACGGCGACGTGACCGCGCTGGAGGGGTTCATCACGGACGTCTCGGAACGCGAGAACGCCGCGGACGGCCAGCGGAACGAACCGGACCGGCTCGCGACCCTCCGCCGGAACACGACGGACGCCGTCGTCTACTGTGAGTTCGACGGCGACGAACCGGTCGTCCGCGAGGTCGACGCCACGTTCGAGGACGCCTTCGGCTTCGACGCGGGGAGCGTCGTCGGCGAACCGCTCGAAGCGGCCATCGCCCCGCACGAGGGGTGCGACGAGATCCGCTCCATCTCCCGGCGGGTGAGACGTGGGGAGCGCGTCGAAACCGAGCTTCGATGCAGGACCGCCGACGGTCCCCGGACGTTCCATCACCGGGCCGTGCCGGTGGCCACCGACGGCGACACCGCCACCACCGCGTACGCCCTCTTCACCGACGCCGCGGAACAACGGGACGACGAACGGATCCGGAGACTCGAACACGTCGCCGAGCGCCTCTCGCACGACCTCCGGAACCCCCTGACCGTCGCGAAGGGGCGCCTCGAAGCCCTCCACCGGACGGGCGACGAGAAACACTTCGAGACGGCCGAGCAGGCACTCGCCCGGATCGACAGCCTGATCACCGACGTCCTCACCCTCGCCCAGACGGGCGAGCGGATCAGCCTGTGCCAGTGTGAATCGGTCGAGATCGCCGCCGTCGCGGACGACGCGTGGTCGCTGCTGCGGAGCGGCGACGCGACGCTGACCGTCGAGGGAACGACGACCGTCGAGGCGGACGCCAGTCGCCTCCAACAGGCCTTCGAGAACCTGTTACGCAACGCCATCGAACACGGCCCCGACGACGTCTCGGTGCGCATCGGCACCCTGCCCGAGGACAGCGGCTTCTACGTCGCTGACGACGGACCCGGGATCCCACCCGACCGACGGGACGTGGTGTTCGAGCCCGAATACTCGACGAAGGACGACGGGACAGGATTCGGCCTGGCGACGCTCATGCGCATCGTCGAGGCCCACGGGTGGCGCGTGCGCATCGTCGAGAGTCGGGCGGGCGGCGCGCGCTTCGAACTGTACGACGTCGACGGGGCAGGCGAGGAGTCGAGCGGGTGA
- a CDS encoding HalOD1 output domain-containing protein, with amino-acid sequence MHSTRSIRRRVETGRETPTVVASAVADLHGRDVTEIESLYEAVDPDALGRLFAHPSERDRDGTGRIVFPMRSGWVAVRDDDWVVASDDDRGFRPPNRSSSEGVHRTRHDWDAGRTLSSSLLLAVDDVPDTGSRQELLLEVVDPDALDRVFRPVDGDVRRESGWLTFSFRGFIATVSACGLITIAHDRREFTESGS; translated from the coding sequence ATGCACAGCACCCGTTCGATCCGACGGCGAGTCGAGACGGGGAGAGAAACGCCGACCGTCGTCGCGTCGGCCGTCGCCGACCTCCACGGGAGGGACGTGACCGAGATCGAGTCGCTGTACGAAGCCGTCGATCCCGACGCGCTCGGTCGGCTCTTCGCCCACCCATCGGAGCGCGACCGGGACGGAACCGGTCGCATCGTCTTCCCGATGAGAAGCGGGTGGGTCGCGGTTCGCGACGACGACTGGGTGGTCGCGAGCGACGACGACAGGGGGTTCCGGCCACCGAACCGGTCGTCGTCGGAGGGCGTCCATCGGACCCGGCACGACTGGGACGCCGGCAGGACCCTCTCGTCGTCCCTCCTGCTGGCCGTCGACGACGTTCCGGATACGGGCTCCCGGCAGGAACTGCTCCTGGAGGTGGTCGATCCGGACGCGCTCGACCGGGTCTTCCGACCGGTCGACGGGGACGTCCGCCGGGAGTCGGGGTGGCTGACCTTCTCCTTCCGCGGGTTCATCGCCACCGTGTCGGCGTGCGGACTCATCACCATCGCGCACGACCGTCGGGAGTTCACGGAGAGCGGATCGTGA